A single window of Micrococcaceae bacterium Sec5.1 DNA harbors:
- a CDS encoding NtaA/DmoA family FMN-dependent monooxygenase (This protein belongs to a clade of FMN-dependent monooxygenases, within a broader family of flavin-dependent oxidoreductases, the luciferase-like monooxygenase (LMM) family, some of whose members use coenzyme F420 rather than FMN.) codes for MTRQMIVGMHLGNGYGNLPGAWRAPAVDPRNYTSFDAKVRHAQAAERGKLQFLFLPDGPTHVGDIENEPPHFNLDVMVTLAAVARETSRIGLVATGSTTFNEPFNLARQFKALDVMSHGRTGWNAVTSSGQDVAANYGQRLPSSQERYGRAHETIQLVQSLWGSWGKTAWMHDKATGRFADADQIAPINMGGNFVASRGPLYIPPSEQGQPVVFHAGGSANALELAGRYANGVIGAAFTINDARAQRAAFREAAERAGRDPDELKFFAGLMTTIAKDKREGLDRRITLSGRIFPQRASYLGQMLGLGLDPAQLDEPLSQEQLSKARPSAGDPRSANALRIASEGWTVRDVLAHGVIDYHPVVVGPAAGAADHMQEWFEAEAVDGFWVSPDIYEDGIDAFVDGVVPILQDRGLFHREYEGTTLREHLGAPTQYGVDPRVTK; via the coding sequence ATGACCAGACAAATGATTGTCGGCATGCATCTGGGCAACGGATACGGCAACCTGCCTGGGGCCTGGCGCGCCCCGGCAGTAGACCCCAGGAACTATACGAGTTTTGACGCGAAGGTTCGCCATGCCCAGGCGGCCGAGCGCGGGAAGCTCCAGTTCCTGTTCCTACCGGATGGCCCCACTCACGTCGGCGATATCGAGAACGAGCCGCCCCACTTCAATCTCGACGTCATGGTGACGTTGGCAGCTGTCGCGCGCGAAACGAGCCGGATTGGCCTCGTCGCCACCGGCTCGACGACGTTCAACGAGCCGTTCAACCTCGCCCGACAGTTCAAGGCGCTGGATGTCATGAGTCATGGGCGGACGGGTTGGAATGCCGTCACCTCGAGCGGACAAGATGTCGCGGCAAATTATGGCCAACGACTTCCATCCAGCCAGGAACGCTACGGGAGAGCGCATGAGACGATCCAGCTAGTACAGTCTCTTTGGGGCAGCTGGGGAAAGACAGCGTGGATGCACGATAAGGCAACGGGCCGCTTCGCGGACGCCGACCAGATCGCACCCATCAATATGGGTGGCAATTTCGTCGCCTCGCGTGGTCCGCTGTATATCCCTCCATCCGAGCAGGGTCAACCTGTTGTCTTCCACGCGGGAGGCAGTGCGAACGCCCTCGAACTCGCCGGTCGTTACGCCAACGGCGTTATCGGCGCAGCTTTCACCATCAACGATGCGCGTGCGCAGCGCGCCGCGTTTCGCGAAGCGGCCGAACGCGCCGGGCGGGATCCGGACGAACTCAAGTTCTTTGCCGGCCTAATGACGACGATCGCCAAGGACAAGCGCGAAGGTCTTGATCGCCGAATTACGCTGAGTGGGCGAATCTTTCCTCAGCGCGCGTCCTATCTTGGACAAATGCTCGGCCTGGGCCTCGATCCGGCACAGCTCGACGAGCCACTATCGCAGGAGCAGCTGTCCAAGGCGCGGCCATCAGCGGGCGACCCTCGCTCGGCTAATGCACTCAGGATCGCGAGTGAAGGCTGGACGGTCCGCGATGTGCTCGCGCACGGTGTGATCGACTATCACCCCGTCGTCGTCGGACCGGCCGCCGGAGCCGCTGACCACATGCAGGAATGGTTCGAAGCAGAAGCTGTGGACGGCTTCTGGGTGTCGCCGGATATATACGAGGACGGGATTGACGCTTTCGTAGATGGCGTGGTGCCAATCCTCCAGGATCGCGGGCTCTTCCATCGGGAATATGAGGGCACAACCCTGCGCGAACATCTGGGCGCTCCGACCCAATATGGAGTCGATCCGCGCGTCACGAAGTGA
- a CDS encoding alpha/beta hydrolase-fold protein, which produces MTHSPDTEPRVPGNNGQTPDADYRQENDYQDDLTISGKDASAYVLADDTKPIYSLGPDSERQPGTPQGTLTKGHHTGRSVYPGVERSYYLYVPAQYTPDKPAALAIFQDANLYLAPKASADIVLDNLINKGEIPVTVAIFIEAGEQGPGYPHFGGTDNRSIEYDSVNGDYARFLTDEFLPDAIGHLNVSTVPRDRVLVGISSGGNCAFTAAWARPDVFGNVISHCGSFINIRGGHNHPSAIRQNPRKPIRVWLQTGARDLDVIFGSIPIANHDMFAALEYRRYDAKFVYGEGGHSLLHGGAVLPETLRWIFRDHPDTAGAQ; this is translated from the coding sequence ATGACGCACTCCCCGGACACCGAACCACGCGTGCCTGGTAACAATGGCCAGACCCCGGATGCTGATTACCGGCAGGAAAACGACTACCAGGATGACCTCACAATCTCCGGCAAGGATGCTTCTGCCTATGTCCTCGCCGATGACACCAAGCCGATCTATTCGCTGGGTCCAGATTCCGAGCGACAGCCAGGCACCCCTCAAGGCACGCTGACAAAGGGACATCACACAGGGCGAAGCGTTTACCCTGGCGTGGAACGGAGCTACTACCTCTACGTCCCTGCTCAATACACGCCAGACAAGCCCGCCGCCCTTGCCATTTTTCAGGATGCCAATCTGTATCTGGCACCGAAGGCCAGCGCGGATATCGTCCTGGACAACCTCATCAACAAGGGCGAGATCCCGGTTACGGTGGCCATATTCATTGAAGCAGGCGAGCAAGGCCCGGGATATCCCCACTTTGGTGGAACGGACAACCGCAGCATCGAGTACGACTCCGTCAACGGCGACTATGCCAGATTCCTCACGGACGAATTCCTTCCGGATGCCATAGGGCATCTCAATGTCTCCACAGTTCCCCGGGATCGAGTGCTTGTAGGCATCAGCTCGGGCGGCAATTGTGCGTTCACCGCAGCATGGGCACGTCCTGACGTCTTCGGCAACGTCATCTCCCATTGCGGCAGCTTCATCAATATCCGGGGCGGCCACAATCACCCCTCGGCAATCCGGCAGAACCCACGAAAACCAATCCGGGTCTGGCTACAAACTGGAGCCCGGGATCTTGACGTCATTTTCGGCAGTATTCCGATCGCCAACCACGACATGTTCGCAGCCCTTGAGTATCGACGCTACGATGCCAAATTCGTGTATGGCGAGGGCGGACACTCGCTCCTGCACGGTGGCGCAGTCCTCCCGGAGACGCTGAGGTGGATTTTTCGCGATCATCCCGACACCGCGGGCGCGCAATAG
- a CDS encoding nuclear transport factor 2 family protein: MGLNETMDPRTSTAPRDVVRRQYIASAAGDLEALRATMAPDVEWTEMAGFPLAGTYRTPQGVTSNVMEVLGRDWDGWTAHDDNYVVDGENVVVLARYTATHRKTERKLNVRVAHHFIVRGGLIVRFEQFVDTAKVAEAASGEGDH, encoded by the coding sequence ATGGGGCTGAACGAGACGATGGACCCAAGGACGTCCACAGCCCCTCGTGATGTTGTCCGCCGGCAGTACATTGCCTCAGCCGCCGGTGACCTTGAGGCGCTTCGTGCCACGATGGCGCCCGACGTCGAATGGACTGAAATGGCGGGGTTTCCCCTTGCGGGAACCTATCGCACACCGCAGGGCGTCACGTCCAACGTCATGGAAGTACTCGGGCGCGACTGGGACGGTTGGACTGCTCACGATGACAACTACGTCGTCGATGGTGAGAACGTCGTCGTCCTCGCACGATACACAGCAACGCACCGTAAAACGGAGCGGAAGCTCAATGTCCGGGTAGCCCATCACTTCATCGTCCGCGGGGGTCTCATCGTGCGCTTCGAGCAGTTCGTCGACACCGCGAAAGTCGCGGAAGCCGCCAGCGGCGAGGGGGACCATTGA